CATTTATCTCACTGCATGTTGCAGGAAATAAATGCTTTTTATTTGAATGAAAGTCATTTAGTTATTATCAGAGTGTACCGTTTCTTCCTCAGTTGCTTTATTACGACGACGTCTCATTCCTCTTTCCACACTTTGCTTCACACCGTAGACCGCATATACAACCAAAGGAATAAAGATCAGTTTAGAAATTTGTTCTGGAAAAATAACTGCAATTGCCACAGCCACTATGATTACTATAGGCGTAAACATAACTGCCTTCTTAGGTAGCCCAACTTTCTTGAAATTAGGGTATCTCACTCGACTTACCATTAAATAAGAAAGCAATAACATAGCAATGATCATATAAGTGCCAGAGATCTCTTTGTAGAACAAGGATAATGTAGCAAGCACACCACCCGCAATTGGAATTGGTAACCCAACAAAAAATCCAGGAATTCCACGTCGAACATTAAACCGAGCTAAACGGAGCGCTCCACACATCGGGAAAATTGCCGTAACCGTCCAAGCTAATGAATCAGGCATCCCTTGTAATGTAACCATATACATAATAAGTGCAGGTGCTACACCAAAAGAGATAACGTCCGAGAGAGAATCTAATTCCTTCCCGAATTCGCTTTGTACATGCAGTGCTCGAGCTAGGCGTCCATCTAAACCGTCCAGCAACATTGCAATAATGACCATGATAGCAGCCATGCTAAATTTCCCCTGCAGTGCCATCATCATTCCAATCATTCCGAGAAATAGATTACCTAAGGTAAACATATTCGGAATAGACTTTGTTATCATCTCTTCACCTCAAATATCATATTGCCCCATATCATCCATTGATTGTAGGTTATTTACACTTGCCTGTCAATGAATACTTGCTCTTGTAAGCGCATTAAACCTTCCTTGATATTCCTTGCCCTAACCTCACCGATTCCATCAACTTCATCCAATTCATCCACAGTAGCCATCATGATATGAGGCAGTTGTTCGAAGCGTTCCAGAAGGTTATGGATGATCACATTAGGGAGTCGTGGAATCTTATTTAACACTCTGTACCCCCGCGGCACAATCGACTCCTCCGACACAGCAGACACTGGGTAACCAAGCAAACGGACAATATAGTTAATATCAAGCAATTCATCATTAGAAGCACGCTTTAAGCCTGCAATAATCTCACGAATTTTGTCTTCATCATCCACTTTTGCATAATCTTTATATAACAACCAAGCTTCGACTTCCATGTTGCTAACTAATTCATCTAGCTGCATGCTTATAAGGCGTCCTTCATTTCCTAGCTCTGTGATATATCTTTTGATCTCTGTCTTAATTCGCAGCACCATTTCAACCCGTTGAATCACGTTAACAACTTCGGGAATAGTTACCAATTCTTCGAATTCAGAAGCAGACAAATTCGTTAATGACTGGTTTAATACAGACCTGTATTTCTCCAACGTCTGAATCGCTTGATTAGCTTTGGTCAGAATCACACCGATCTCTTTGAGTGAATAACGAATCGAACCTTGATATAGCGTAATAATATTACGCCTCTGTGAGATGGAGACCACTAATTTATCCGTTTGTTTAGCAACTCGCTCTGCAGTTCTATGTCTGATTCCCGTCTCTGAAGATGCAATAGAGGATTCAGGGATAAGCTGCGTATTTGCATAAAGGATACGCTTCAAGTCCTCACTTAGTATTATGGCGCCATCCATCTTTGCTAACTCATATAAATAATTGGGTGAGAAATCACAATTGATTGAGAACCCACCATCCACGACCTCCATAACTTCAGGGCTATAGCCTACAACAATGAGTGCGCCTGTCTTAGCCCGCAGTACATTCTCCAAACCATCCCTGAAGGCTGTTCCCGGCGCCACTAACCTGAGTAAATCATTCATTTTATCTAACTGATTCGCTGCTTCTTTCATCCTTATATTCCCCCTAATCTAACGCAACCGATAATGCCTTTGCTACAGTAGTAACTCCGACAAGTTCTATTCCTTTGGGATGCTTCCATCCTTTTAAGCTTTTCTCCGGTAAAATAACTCTCTTAAACCCTAACTTCTCAGCTTCCTTCACCCGTTGCTCGGCACGAGATACACCTCTGACTTCCCCTGTTAATCCCACTTCTCCAAAAAAGACATCATAGGGTTTTGTCGGTAAATCGCGAAAACTGGAGGCAATGCTGACTGCAATCGCCAAATCTACTGCAGGTTCATCAAGCTTCACACCACCCGCAACGTTTAGATAAGCATCTTGATTCTGAAGAAACATGCCCATTCTTTTCTCTAATACAGCAATAATGAGTCCCATTCGATGATGATCTATTCCGGTACACATGCGTCTTGGGGATGGAAAATGAGTAGGTGTAATCAGTGCCTGCAACTCCACGAGTACAGGCCTTGTTCCTTCGACACTAGCCACGACTGTTGAACCAGCTACGCCAAGGGGACGCTCTGAGAGAAATAGCTCTGATGGGTTCTCTACCTCAGTTAACCCCACCTCACCCATTTCAAAAATACCAATTTCATTCGTTGAGCCAAACCGATTCTTAACGGCTCTCAGCAATCTATAAGTATGATGACGTTCTCCTTCAAAATAAAGAACGCAGTCTACCATGTGCTCAAGCATTCTAGGTCCTGCAATAGCACCTTCCTTGGTCACATGACCCACTAATACCGTAGCAATACCCATACCTTTAGAGACACGCATAAATCGAGCTGTACATTCCCTTACTTGAGATACACTACCTGGTGCACTGGTGACTTCAGGTAAATAAACAGTCTGAATAGAATCAATAACTAAAAATTGAGGTTGAATACTTTCAATAGCTTCTTCTATAGCTTCCATATTCGTTTCACATAATACGTACAGCTCAGGAGAGAGCGCACCTAATCGATCAGCGCGTAATTTCGTTTGTCGTACCGATTCTTCCCCTGATATATAAAGTACCCGTAGGCCTGATATTGATAAAGAATGTGAAGTTTGAAGTAATAAAGTCGACTTTCCTATCCCGGGATCACCACCTACTAGAACAAGTGAACCTGGAACAATGCCTCCACCTAATACCCGATTCAATTCACCAATACCGGTATCCACTCTGTCTTCTTTACTGCTCTCTATATTTATGATGGAGAGCGGCTTTTCTTTACTCTGAAAAATAGAAGAATTCATGCCTTGTGTCTTAACGACTACCGTAGACTCTTCTACCATTGAATTCCAAGCCTGACACCCCGGGCATTTACCATACCATTTTGGAGTTTCATATCCACATTCACTACAAAAAAACTTTGTTTTACCTTTAGCCATGGATGTCTCCTTCATTAAAATACATAAACTTCGCTAATTCTATCCACATTCATTTCGAATATGCATTATTAAAAGTTTACCATTTATAAATATTTATCGTAAGGTATTATCAAAAAGTTTACAGTAGCTTGATTAAAGCTGCAAGAAGGGGCCTTTATATCTACTAATAATGCTCTCTTATGTTCATAATCATGTAATAAATATTAAAAAGGGGCAACACCCACAAGCAGGTATTGCCCTTCGTTATTTATATCATTCAGATACAGGAGTATCGAGTAATTCTGTTCTACGATCTTGCTTCTCAACTGTTAAACCATTCTCGCCTTCATCAATAATAAGGGAGTCACCTTTACTGATATTTCCTGTTAGAAGCTCTTCGGACAAACGATCCTCAATATGCTTTTGAATCGCCCGACGAAGGGGTCTTGCACCGAATGCCTGATCATAACCTTCTTTTGCCAAGAAGGCTTTAGCTTTATCGGTTAACGTGAAGTCAACCTCATGTTCACGCAGACGTTTACGTAACACTTCTGACATGAGCGTAACAATCTCTGCAATATGTTTTTGTTCTAAGGAATGGAATACGATAATTTCATCGATCCGGTTCAGGAATTCTGGACGGAAGCTCTTCTTAAGCTCTCCCATCACTTTATCTTTCATATTACCATAATCAGCACCACCGTCTTGTACAGCAGTGAAACCTAAAGTTGAATTTTTCTTGATTGCTTCGGCACCTACGTTAGATGTCATCACGATTAATGTATTACGGAAATCAACTACACGGCCTTTGGAATCCGTTAAACGACCATCCTCTAGTACTTGAAGCAATATATTGAACACTTCAGGGTGAGCCTTCTCGATCTCATCCAATAGTACAACAGAATAGGGTTTACGACGTACCTTCTCTGTTAATTGACCGCCCTCTTCATAACCAACATATCCTGGAGGCGCTCCAACCAAGCGCGATGTTGAATGCTTCTCCATATATTCAGACATATCAATCCGAATTACAGAATTCTCATCACCGAACATAGCTTCAGCCAAAGCGCGAGCTAGTTCTGTTTTACCTACACCTGTAGGACCTAAGAATATAAATGAACCAATAGGACGCTTAGGATCTTTAAGTCCAGCACGAGCGCGACGAATCGCACGGCTTACTGCTTTAACTGCTTCATCTTGACCTACAAGACGTTCATGCAGAATGGACTCCATATTAAGGAGACGTGCTGTCTCTTCTTCCTTGAGCTTACTTACCGGGATTCCTGTCCAGCTAGCAACCACTTGAGCAATATCCTCAGGAGTTACTTCTGAGTCCGTACTTCCTTGCTTCTCTTTCCATTGGTTCTTCGTAACATCAAGCTCTTCGCGAATTTTTTGTTCTGTATCACGTAGAGCAGCTGCCTTTTCAAATTCTTGGCTTTGTACAGAAGCATCCTTTTCCTTACGTATATCTTCCAAGCGACTTTCCAATTCCTTCAGATTGGGTGGGATAGTGTACGAATGAAGTCGTACCTTCGATCCAGCCTCATCAATTAAATCAATAGCTTTATCCGGTAGAAAGCGATCTGGAATATAACGATCTGACAACTTAACAGCTTCTACAATCGCTTCATCCGTAATTTTTACACGGTGATGCGCTTCATAACGATCACGCAAACCAAATAGAATTTGAATAGCTTCTTCTGGAGAGGGTTGATCTACTGTAATCGGTTGGAAACGACGCTCCAATGCTGCATCTTTCTCAATATATTTACGATACTCGTCAAGGGTGGTAGCACCAATACATTGCAGTTCCCCACGAGCAAGCGAAGGTTTCAGTATGTTAGAAGCATCAATTGCGCCTTCAGCACCGCCTGCACCAATCAATGTATGCAATTCATCAATGAAAAGAATAATATTACCTGCTTGGCGAATCTCATCCATAATCTTTTTGAGGCGATCTTCAAATTCACCACGATACTTTGTACCTGCTACAACAGATCCCATATCGAGGGTCATGACACGTTTATCACGCAATGTTTCTGGAATTTCATTATTAATGATTTTTTGAGCAAGTCCTTCAGCAATCGCCGTTTTACCAACCCCTGGTTCCCCAATTAGAACTGGATTGTTCTTCGTCCGACGACTCAATACCTGAATAACTCTTTCGATTTCCTTGCTCCGTCCAATAACTGGGTCTAAGTTACCTTCTTTAGCATACGCCGTTAAATCACGCGCTAAACTGTCGAGAGTCGGCGTGCTTACATTAGCTTGTGTACCGTTATGATTGGATACAGCTTCGCTGCTACCCAAGAGTTGAAGCACTTGTTGACGTGCTTTGTTTAAGCTAATTCCTAGATTATTCAGTACACGTGCTGCCACACCTTCTCCTTCACGGATCAGACCTAGCAGAATATGTTCTGTTCCAACATAGGTGTGTCCCAGTTTACGGGCCTCATCCATAGAAAGTTCAATAACCTTCTTAGCACGGGGAGTATAAGCGATATTCGTTGGTTGTTCTTGACCTCGTCCAATGAGTGTCTCCACTTCATCTTGAATTTTCTCAAGCCCCAGACCAAGTCCAATTAAAGCCTTGGCTGCAATGCCATCTCCTTCACGAATAAGACCAAGCAAAATATGTTCTGTTCCTATATTATTATGTCCTAAACGAACAGCCTCTTCCTGAGCCAAAGCCAGCACCTTTTGCGCACGTTCCGTAAATCTTCCAAACATCATAATCCCCTACACCTCCATGAGTTTTGATACCTTTGTACTTCTAAGCAATACTTATATCGTATTAAGAATGTGGTGCACCTAACTTTTCACGAATCAATCTCGCGCGATACATATCTCGTTCCTCTAAATTCATTTCTTCACCGAATGTTTTTTGTAGAAATCCTTGTTGTGTCATCACATTCAATTCATTCATCATTGGGATGGACGGACCTTCAATGATCCCCAAATCAACACCAAGTCTCACATCAGATAAACGTTGCGCTGCCTCTTTAGAATCCAATATTTCCGCAAATAGCAGAATACCATACGATCGTTTAACACGATCCTTGATTCGCAGCTTAGACTCATTCAGCAATCTCTGCCTAGCATTCTTCTCGTGTTCGATAATTTGCATTACTACATTGTGTAAATTATCGATGATTTCAATTTCAGTCTGACCCAGTGTAATCTGGTTGGATATTTGAAAAATATTACCTGCGGCTTCACTACCCTCACCATAAATACCTCTTACGGTTAATCCTACTTGGGATACAGCAGAGAGAATTCTGTTAATTTGTTGAGTCATTACAAGTGCAGGTAAATGCATCATAACAGATGCTCTTAGACCTGTTCCAACATTTGTCGGACAACTTGTGAGATAGCCTCTTTTACCATCAAAAGCATAATCTATATGAGCTTCAAACAAATCATCTATAGCGGTTGCTTTCTCCCAAGCTTCGCGGACTTGGAATCCAGGATACAAACATTGAATGCGCAAATGATCTTCTTCGTTAATCATAATACTTACGGATTCATCTTCACTAAGAATAACAGCCCCATTTTGCGACTCGTTAGCAAGACTAGGACTAATGAGATGCTTCTCCACAAGTACCTTTTTATCTAGTGAAGTAATTTCGTTTAAGGTTATCATATGAAAGGTTCCAAAAGAATGAAGATCTTCATACGTCTTCATATCTGTTAGAAGCTCCAACACTTCCATCGACTGCTCACTTGTGGCAAGCAATGGAAAAGGAATTTGCTGCAAATTACGTGCAACCCGAACACGGCTGCTGATGGCAATCTCGGAATCATTTGCGTTACCGAGCATCCAGTCACTAAGAGCTTTTTCTGTAAACCGGAGATTTGGCATCACGCATCATTCCTCCTTCTTCATTGTTCGGATATTTCTTTCTCAAGCTCTCTAATCTGATCTCGAAGGTTTGCTGCCTCTTCAAATTCTTCCTGTACAATACGTTGCTGTAGCTCATGCTTTAGCTCATCCAGCTTACGTTTCACCTGGATCTTGGCGCCGCCTCGCTTCGGTATTTTACCAACATGCTCCGTACTGCCATGAACTCTTTTGAATAAAGGATCTAGACGATTATCAAAATATTTATAACATGAGCTACAACCAAATCGCCCAGTCTTACTAAATTGAGTATACGTCATCCCACATTCTTCGCAACGAAGTGATTGAGCCGCTTGTGAGGTACCTGACTGAATCTTACTCGCTGTGTCGAAATCAATGAGTCCTGACAGCAAACTGTGAATAGAAAATCCACCTGCTGCTCCAGGAATATTCTCACCTTTCTCCCGCGCACAGCTCTCACAAATATGAAATTCCGTCTTCTCTCCATTTACAATCTTCGTAAAATGAAGAGTAGCGGGTTTAATTCCGCATTCTTGACAAAGCATTTCGATGTACCTCCTTGTCTTAGCAGGCTATTTACCTAATAAAGAGATCAGCATCGCTTTCATTATTCTGGCACGGATCTCGTCCCGGTAAGGAAGCTTTATCATAAGACATTCTCTTGAAATCGCTGCGCGCATCAAGTTAGCTTCACGTTTGCTTAAAAAGCAGGATCCCTCAAGCTGATAGATTAATCCTTCCGCCATCGTCTGATCGATGCCTTCACCAATGGTCTGACGGAGATGGGTGTGCAGTCCCGAATGCTCAGGAAGATCAATTCTCTGTATGCGAATATAACCTCCACCACCCCTTTTACTCTCCACGAGATAGCCCTTCTCCAACGTAAAACGAGTACTGATGACATAATTGATCTGCGATGGTACACAGGAGAATTTATCTGCCAGATCGTTGCGCTGAATTTCTATTGTTCCTTCGGGACTTTCATGCAGAATATTCTTCAGATATTGTTCTATAATATCGGAGATATTGCGCATCACTCATCCTCCACTGTTTGAAACGTTAACCTGAGATGGACCACATCATGTTAAAACATACCTACAAATGATTTACCCAAAAAGAATGAGTCGCGAAAACTTGCCACTGATCTAATTGAGACGCATATATAGCATGTGTATTTCAGGTTATTGAAACAAATCATTATTTCAACACTGTTGACTTTGACTTTCTTTGACTTTGTTAATATTATATCATATTTTTTTATTTTGCCAAGAGGTGGGGTTAATTTTAGTGTGGACCTAAATATACAAAAGTATTCTAATAATAATGAAGGGTTTGCTTAAAATTTGATATCCTAACGTAACTTTGTATAAATATATAGAAAAAAACCACTGTTGATAAAATCAACAGTGGTTTTTGCTTGGCGACGTCCTACTCTCCCAGGACCCTGCGGTCCAAGTACCATCGGCGCTGGAGGGCTTAACGGTCGTGTTCGGGATGGGTACGTGTGGAACCCCTCCGCTATCGCCACCAAACAGGATTTTTCAACTGCTTGTCTACTTTGTATACCTTATACAAAATATTCAATTCCCCTAAAGAGATGCAATTTAAAATCAGCACAAGGTTTAATCCTTGAAAACTAGATACGAAACGAATTTGCAATGTTAAAACAGCATATGCTTCCGAAGTAGTTTCACTTCATGAAACTTTTAGGATAAGCCCTCGACCGATTAGTATTGGTCAGCTCCATGCATTACTGCACTTCCACCTCCAACCTATCTACCTCGTCGTCTTCAAGGGGTCTTACTAATTGGGAAATCTCATCTTG
The nucleotide sequence above comes from Paenibacillus sp. IHBB 10380. Encoded proteins:
- the pssA gene encoding CDP-diacylglycerol--serine O-phosphatidyltransferase gives rise to the protein MITKSIPNMFTLGNLFLGMIGMMMALQGKFSMAAIMVIIAMLLDGLDGRLARALHVQSEFGKELDSLSDVISFGVAPALIMYMVTLQGMPDSLAWTVTAIFPMCGALRLARFNVRRGIPGFFVGLPIPIAGGVLATLSLFYKEISGTYMIIAMLLLSYLMVSRVRYPNFKKVGLPKKAVMFTPIVIIVAVAIAVIFPEQISKLIFIPLVVYAVYGVKQSVERGMRRRRNKATEEETVHSDNN
- the clpC gene encoding ATP-dependent protease ATP-binding subunit ClpC → MMFGRFTERAQKVLALAQEEAVRLGHNNIGTEHILLGLIREGDGIAAKALIGLGLGLEKIQDEVETLIGRGQEQPTNIAYTPRAKKVIELSMDEARKLGHTYVGTEHILLGLIREGEGVAARVLNNLGISLNKARQQVLQLLGSSEAVSNHNGTQANVSTPTLDSLARDLTAYAKEGNLDPVIGRSKEIERVIQVLSRRTKNNPVLIGEPGVGKTAIAEGLAQKIINNEIPETLRDKRVMTLDMGSVVAGTKYRGEFEDRLKKIMDEIRQAGNIILFIDELHTLIGAGGAEGAIDASNILKPSLARGELQCIGATTLDEYRKYIEKDAALERRFQPITVDQPSPEEAIQILFGLRDRYEAHHRVKITDEAIVEAVKLSDRYIPDRFLPDKAIDLIDEAGSKVRLHSYTIPPNLKELESRLEDIRKEKDASVQSQEFEKAAALRDTEQKIREELDVTKNQWKEKQGSTDSEVTPEDIAQVVASWTGIPVSKLKEEETARLLNMESILHERLVGQDEAVKAVSRAIRRARAGLKDPKRPIGSFIFLGPTGVGKTELARALAEAMFGDENSVIRIDMSEYMEKHSTSRLVGAPPGYVGYEEGGQLTEKVRRKPYSVVLLDEIEKAHPEVFNILLQVLEDGRLTDSKGRVVDFRNTLIVMTSNVGAEAIKKNSTLGFTAVQDGGADYGNMKDKVMGELKKSFRPEFLNRIDEIIVFHSLEQKHIAEIVTLMSEVLRKRLREHEVDFTLTDKAKAFLAKEGYDQAFGARPLRRAIQKHIEDRLSEELLTGNISKGDSLIIDEGENGLTVEKQDRRTELLDTPVSE
- a CDS encoding protein arginine kinase: MPNLRFTEKALSDWMLGNANDSEIAISSRVRVARNLQQIPFPLLATSEQSMEVLELLTDMKTYEDLHSFGTFHMITLNEITSLDKKVLVEKHLISPSLANESQNGAVILSEDESVSIMINEEDHLRIQCLYPGFQVREAWEKATAIDDLFEAHIDYAFDGKRGYLTSCPTNVGTGLRASVMMHLPALVMTQQINRILSAVSQVGLTVRGIYGEGSEAAGNIFQISNQITLGQTEIEIIDNLHNVVMQIIEHEKNARQRLLNESKLRIKDRVKRSYGILLFAEILDSKEAAQRLSDVRLGVDLGIIEGPSIPMMNELNVMTQQGFLQKTFGEEMNLEERDMYRARLIREKLGAPHS
- a CDS encoding CtsR family transcriptional regulator; this encodes MRNISDIIEQYLKNILHESPEGTIEIQRNDLADKFSCVPSQINYVISTRFTLEKGYLVESKRGGGGYIRIQRIDLPEHSGLHTHLRQTIGEGIDQTMAEGLIYQLEGSCFLSKREANLMRAAISRECLMIKLPYRDEIRARIMKAMLISLLGK
- a CDS encoding UvrB/UvrC motif-containing protein, whose amino-acid sequence is MLCQECGIKPATLHFTKIVNGEKTEFHICESCAREKGENIPGAAGGFSIHSLLSGLIDFDTASKIQSGTSQAAQSLRCEECGMTYTQFSKTGRFGCSSCYKYFDNRLDPLFKRVHGSTEHVGKIPKRGGAKIQVKRKLDELKHELQQRIVQEEFEEAANLRDQIRELEKEISEQ
- the disA gene encoding DNA integrity scanning diadenylate cyclase DisA — encoded protein: MKEAANQLDKMNDLLRLVAPGTAFRDGLENVLRAKTGALIVVGYSPEVMEVVDGGFSINCDFSPNYLYELAKMDGAIILSEDLKRILYANTQLIPESSIASSETGIRHRTAERVAKQTDKLVVSISQRRNIITLYQGSIRYSLKEIGVILTKANQAIQTLEKYRSVLNQSLTNLSASEFEELVTIPEVVNVIQRVEMVLRIKTEIKRYITELGNEGRLISMQLDELVSNMEVEAWLLYKDYAKVDDEDKIREIIAGLKRASNDELLDINYIVRLLGYPVSAVSEESIVPRGYRVLNKIPRLPNVIIHNLLERFEQLPHIMMATVDELDEVDGIGEVRARNIKEGLMRLQEQVFIDRQV
- the radA gene encoding DNA repair protein RadA — encoded protein: MAKGKTKFFCSECGYETPKWYGKCPGCQAWNSMVEESTVVVKTQGMNSSIFQSKEKPLSIINIESSKEDRVDTGIGELNRVLGGGIVPGSLVLVGGDPGIGKSTLLLQTSHSLSISGLRVLYISGEESVRQTKLRADRLGALSPELYVLCETNMEAIEEAIESIQPQFLVIDSIQTVYLPEVTSAPGSVSQVRECTARFMRVSKGMGIATVLVGHVTKEGAIAGPRMLEHMVDCVLYFEGERHHTYRLLRAVKNRFGSTNEIGIFEMGEVGLTEVENPSELFLSERPLGVAGSTVVASVEGTRPVLVELQALITPTHFPSPRRMCTGIDHHRMGLIIAVLEKRMGMFLQNQDAYLNVAGGVKLDEPAVDLAIAVSIASSFRDLPTKPYDVFFGEVGLTGEVRGVSRAEQRVKEAEKLGFKRVILPEKSLKGWKHPKGIELVGVTTVAKALSVALD